Proteins from a genomic interval of Mesobacillus sp. S13:
- a CDS encoding YigZ family protein translates to MLPSYFTVKGHGINEIEIQKSRFIAYISRAETEEQAQQFIMDIKKKNWNATHNCSAYLIGENDQIQKANDDGEPSGTAGVPILEVLKKKQLKDTVVVVTRYFGGIKLGAGGLIRAYGKATSEGLSATGIVERKLMQVMHTTIDYTLLGKVENELRSSVYQLKHIHYLDKVTLETYVEEAKKNEFTEWMVELSNGQAEIHDGEVIYMEEDL, encoded by the coding sequence ATGCTTCCTAGCTACTTTACTGTAAAAGGACATGGAATCAACGAAATAGAGATTCAAAAGTCTCGGTTCATTGCGTATATCTCTAGGGCCGAAACAGAGGAACAAGCACAGCAGTTTATCATGGACATAAAAAAGAAGAACTGGAATGCAACCCATAACTGCTCAGCCTATCTGATCGGAGAGAATGATCAAATCCAGAAAGCGAATGATGATGGCGAACCAAGCGGCACTGCCGGCGTTCCCATTCTCGAAGTCCTTAAAAAGAAACAATTAAAAGATACGGTCGTTGTCGTAACTAGATATTTCGGCGGTATAAAACTTGGGGCAGGCGGGCTGATTCGTGCTTATGGGAAAGCAACCTCTGAAGGACTTTCAGCAACGGGTATTGTTGAACGGAAGCTGATGCAGGTGATGCACACGACGATTGATTATACTCTGCTTGGAAAAGTAGAAAATGAACTACGATCATCAGTTTATCAATTAAAACATATCCATTATCTCGATAAGGTAACATTGGAAACCTATGTTGAGGAAGCAAAGAAAAACGAGTTTACCGAATGGATGGTCGAACTATCTAATGGTCAGGCAGAAATCCATGATGGAGAGGTTATTTATATGGAGGAAGACCTCTGA
- a CDS encoding LCP family protein, whose translation MVSERRSSLNSKRRKRKRLVRWILMPILLIFVAAAGYGAFLYTKAETVMEKSYKPIEREKTRPDVDPFEENISVLFIGVDDSETRKFEKGSRTDALMLATFNQNDKSIKLLSIPRDSYVSIPGRTNKTRINHAHAYGGVELTLETVEDLLDVPIDYYVKMNFNAFIDVIDALNGIEVNVPYNLVEQDSNDRAGAIRLTEGLQTLDGEEALALARTRHYDNDIERGKRQQEIIKAIISKAASAGSVTKYANVIEAVGDNMTTDLSFDEMKSFIEFATAGKNLNTETLTLAGSDLTLGGAYYYQLDEAALQETKLKLQTHLNLAGNDSSSIESTSINTNETASQDPSN comes from the coding sequence ATGGTTTCTGAACGACGCTCTTCTCTTAATAGCAAGAGAAGGAAGAGAAAAAGACTTGTCCGTTGGATTTTGATGCCTATACTATTGATTTTTGTGGCTGCTGCTGGATATGGAGCATTCTTATATACAAAAGCCGAAACCGTTATGGAAAAATCGTACAAACCAATTGAACGTGAAAAGACTCGTCCAGATGTGGATCCATTCGAAGAGAATATTTCTGTTCTCTTTATCGGAGTAGATGACAGCGAGACTAGGAAGTTCGAGAAAGGCTCAAGAACAGATGCATTGATGCTTGCGACTTTCAACCAAAATGACAAGTCGATTAAACTGTTGAGCATTCCACGTGATTCCTACGTATCCATTCCTGGCCGAACAAACAAAACGAGAATCAACCATGCCCATGCTTATGGGGGAGTTGAATTGACCCTTGAAACAGTGGAAGATTTATTGGATGTACCTATTGATTATTATGTGAAAATGAATTTTAATGCATTCATTGATGTTATTGATGCATTAAACGGTATTGAAGTGAATGTTCCTTACAACCTCGTTGAACAGGATTCAAACGACCGTGCCGGAGCAATCAGGCTTACGGAAGGATTACAAACTTTAGACGGCGAAGAAGCATTGGCACTTGCAAGAACTAGACACTATGACAATGATATTGAACGCGGCAAACGTCAGCAGGAAATTATCAAAGCGATTATCTCTAAAGCTGCATCTGCTGGATCTGTTACAAAATATGCGAATGTTATCGAGGCAGTTGGCGACAATATGACCACCGATTTAAGTTTTGATGAAATGAAGTCCTTCATTGAGTTTGCTACTGCAGGAAAAAATCTTAACACTGAAACATTAACACTTGCAGGTTCTGATTTAACCCTCGGCGGAGCTTACTACTATCAACTTGATGAAGCTGCTCTCCAGGAAACGAAGCTTAAACTGCAAACCCACCTTAACCTTGCTGGTAATGATTCATCATCAATTGAATCGACATCAATCAATACAAACGAAACTGCTTCACAAGACCCTTCTAATTAA
- a CDS encoding glycosyltransferase family 4 protein: protein MVYVTLIVCFIASILITPLVKKLALKIGATDAPNQRKVHAKVMPRLGGLAIYISFVIGLLILRPEAEYNTAIILGSLIIIITGVLDDMMELSAKIKMLGQLAAAGLVVVWGGVQVTFINIPFIDSQIQFGFLSIPITIFWIVGITNAINLIDGLDGLAAGVSSIALITISGMAIIMGDQYTVMLASIVLASTLGFLIYNFHPAKIFMGDTGALFLGYMIAVLSLLGFKNVTFISFIVPVIILGVPISDTFFAIIRRIVNKQPLSAPDKSHLHHCLLRLGYTHRQTVLMIYAMAAFFGLAAVIFSQAKLWGSFVLIAILLLLIEIIAESIGLVGKNYRPLLKIFRTVKYSQARDR from the coding sequence ATGGTTTATGTAACCTTAATAGTATGTTTTATCGCTTCCATCCTTATAACTCCTTTAGTTAAAAAATTGGCTTTGAAAATTGGTGCGACTGATGCACCTAATCAGCGTAAAGTACACGCAAAAGTAATGCCGCGCCTAGGCGGACTTGCCATATATATAAGCTTTGTAATCGGTCTTTTGATACTTCGTCCAGAGGCCGAGTATAATACAGCCATTATTTTAGGAAGCTTGATCATCATCATCACTGGCGTACTGGATGACATGATGGAACTATCTGCAAAAATCAAGATGCTTGGACAACTTGCCGCAGCAGGCCTTGTAGTAGTCTGGGGCGGAGTCCAGGTTACATTCATCAACATTCCATTCATCGATTCACAAATCCAATTTGGATTTTTGAGCATACCGATCACTATTTTCTGGATTGTTGGTATTACGAATGCGATTAACCTGATTGATGGGTTGGATGGACTGGCAGCTGGAGTTTCATCTATTGCCTTGATCACCATTTCTGGAATGGCGATTATCATGGGTGACCAGTATACAGTCATGCTTGCATCCATTGTTTTAGCATCAACGCTTGGCTTCTTGATTTATAACTTCCACCCGGCAAAAATATTCATGGGTGATACAGGTGCTTTGTTTCTTGGATACATGATTGCAGTCTTATCATTACTGGGATTCAAAAACGTAACATTCATTTCATTCATTGTCCCGGTTATTATACTCGGAGTACCAATTTCTGATACATTTTTTGCGATCATCCGCAGGATTGTCAATAAACAGCCGCTTTCTGCGCCAGATAAATCACATTTGCACCACTGCTTGCTTCGCCTTGGTTATACACATAGACAAACAGTGCTAATGATTTATGCAATGGCTGCATTCTTCGGATTAGCAGCAGTCATCTTTTCACAAGCAAAGCTTTGGGGATCTTTTGTACTGATTGCGATTCTCCTTCTGCTTATTGAGATCATTGCTGAAAGCATTGGACTTGTCGGTAAAAACTACAGACCATTATTAAAAATATTCAGGACAGTGAAATATTCACAAGCGAGAGACCGCTAA
- a CDS encoding DMT family transporter — MNSKTIKGASLGLSSGLFWAIDTILIGYILASATFMSFAEIALAAPLISTFLHDLMSSIWMMILLGVKGELGLTFKKLKTRSGLFVVLAATLGGPVGMTFYVLSVQSIGASFTATISSIYPAIGAFFAFILLKDKLSLKNWAGLLTSILSITLLSYSGNLISGSTVSIGLVFILLCVFGWGMESVIVAYGMKDDQVSPIQALLIRQFTSAVIFGLLIIPIFVGHSVTVQVLSTNATWLIALIALAGTLSYIFYYQAINLVGPVRAMGLNISYAAWAILIDVLFLGGDFSFKNMVFAALIMVGSIFTVMENKKKLIRDDGDLMRGNPASAFNK, encoded by the coding sequence TTGAACAGTAAAACCATCAAGGGAGCTTCGCTCGGTCTATCGTCTGGTCTTTTTTGGGCTATTGATACAATTTTAATCGGATACATCCTGGCATCGGCGACATTTATGTCTTTTGCAGAAATCGCACTTGCAGCGCCATTGATCAGTACCTTCCTACATGATTTAATGTCGTCCATCTGGATGATGATCCTGCTAGGGGTGAAAGGGGAGCTTGGGTTAACATTCAAGAAACTTAAAACGAGAAGCGGCCTTTTCGTCGTCCTTGCAGCAACTCTTGGCGGACCGGTCGGAATGACCTTTTATGTGCTGTCTGTCCAAAGTATCGGTGCTTCATTCACTGCCACGATTTCATCGATTTACCCGGCAATCGGCGCATTCTTTGCCTTTATCTTGCTGAAGGATAAATTATCCCTGAAGAATTGGGCAGGCTTATTAACAAGTATCTTGTCCATTACCTTGCTAAGTTACTCAGGAAACCTGATCAGCGGCAGCACCGTGTCCATTGGCTTGGTTTTTATACTGCTCTGCGTTTTTGGCTGGGGAATGGAATCCGTAATTGTAGCTTATGGAATGAAGGATGACCAGGTTTCTCCAATTCAGGCTCTATTGATCAGACAATTCACTTCTGCGGTCATATTTGGTCTCTTGATTATTCCGATTTTCGTCGGTCATTCAGTGACTGTGCAAGTACTCAGCACGAATGCTACTTGGCTGATTGCTTTAATTGCCTTAGCTGGTACGCTTTCTTACATCTTTTATTATCAGGCAATCAATCTTGTCGGGCCTGTACGCGCAATGGGCTTGAATATTTCCTACGCTGCCTGGGCGATCCTGATCGATGTGCTGTTCCTTGGCGGAGACTTCTCATTCAAGAACATGGTTTTTGCTGCATTAATCATGGTCGGCTCGATCTTCACGGTTATGGAGAATAAAAAGAAGCTCATTCGTGATGATGGAGATTTAATGCGGGGAAATCCTGCCTCGGCTTTTAATAAATAG
- a CDS encoding phosphotransferase: MYNFYILETISKFPDLSQKAIAEKCNISAGKVNYTINKLLANGLLDINKNGKKFQYTVTESGKEYLKQELEEFQSTKVTLHTSGKKRIKNAVILAAGAKNDFQEPVCLVPIDEITLINRTLDILSRNGIEKIVIVTGYKAWAFDAHPSIANRPGIHFVHNADYLWTGSMASLAAAREFLNDDFILIEDDILIEENAIIELLDQKERDCILVTKESGSGDEAYIEIRNGYLYKISKDIHQMNRIDGEMIGVTKVSIDVYREMLRQFEFNKNPFMNYEYMLLDISRKINIGFLKISDMIWAEVDNTAQLQAVIDKTYPMLIRKEALFKEYELRQTIASALDIDENIITEVKPFGGMTNKNFKATIGDEDYVVRVSGAGTQDMINRIEEKKNTELVAALGINPEQLYFDETTGLKIARFITDAETLNPKTAKRPENIRKVAMTLKKLHSSGIEMINEFDTFKTLAVYELLTDKAGGTYFEDYEEVKDQVIELKNYYEKMHVQPAPCHNDTVPENFVRSTNDTLYLIDWEYSGMNDPLWDLAAFSLECGFDEKEEELFLKQYFDGTPTIQERERIIISKIFQDFLWSVWTLLKEACGDDFGPYGLNRYNRAKENIQLFKQKFGEAAKIEQ; the protein is encoded by the coding sequence TTGTATAACTTCTATATTTTAGAAACTATATCCAAATTCCCGGATTTAAGCCAAAAAGCGATAGCGGAAAAATGCAATATTTCAGCTGGGAAGGTAAATTATACGATCAATAAGCTTCTTGCTAACGGATTATTAGACATAAACAAGAACGGCAAGAAGTTTCAATATACAGTCACTGAATCTGGCAAAGAGTATCTTAAACAGGAGCTGGAAGAGTTTCAGTCTACTAAGGTCACTCTTCATACTAGCGGAAAAAAGCGCATCAAAAATGCAGTGATCCTTGCTGCTGGAGCTAAAAATGATTTCCAGGAGCCTGTTTGCCTGGTTCCTATTGATGAGATCACCTTGATTAACAGAACGCTGGATATCCTATCAAGGAATGGTATTGAAAAAATTGTCATAGTCACGGGTTACAAAGCCTGGGCATTTGACGCACATCCTTCAATTGCTAATCGCCCTGGTATTCACTTCGTTCATAATGCGGATTATTTATGGACAGGCTCGATGGCTTCTCTTGCTGCGGCAAGGGAATTTTTAAACGATGATTTTATATTAATTGAGGATGATATTTTAATAGAAGAAAACGCGATCATTGAGTTGCTAGACCAAAAAGAGAGGGATTGTATCCTCGTAACAAAAGAAAGTGGGTCTGGTGACGAAGCATATATTGAAATCAGGAACGGCTATTTATATAAGATTTCAAAGGACATCCATCAAATGAACCGTATAGATGGAGAGATGATTGGAGTTACGAAGGTCTCAATCGATGTTTACAGGGAAATGCTGCGACAGTTTGAATTTAATAAGAATCCTTTCATGAATTACGAATATATGCTCCTTGATATCTCTAGAAAAATAAATATTGGCTTCTTAAAAATCTCAGATATGATCTGGGCTGAGGTTGATAATACAGCTCAGCTGCAAGCTGTGATTGATAAGACTTATCCAATGTTAATAAGGAAGGAAGCACTGTTTAAAGAATACGAACTACGGCAAACAATTGCTTCAGCACTTGATATTGATGAGAATATCATCACAGAAGTAAAGCCCTTTGGAGGAATGACCAACAAAAACTTCAAAGCCACCATTGGTGATGAAGATTATGTTGTCAGGGTTTCTGGCGCAGGCACACAGGATATGATAAACAGGATCGAGGAAAAGAAAAATACAGAATTGGTAGCCGCACTCGGAATCAATCCTGAACAGCTATATTTTGATGAAACAACCGGATTGAAGATTGCACGATTCATTACAGATGCTGAGACGTTGAATCCGAAGACTGCGAAACGGCCTGAAAATATCAGGAAGGTAGCAATGACCTTAAAGAAGCTGCATTCTTCAGGCATTGAAATGATTAATGAATTTGATACATTCAAAACACTGGCGGTATATGAACTGCTGACTGATAAAGCTGGCGGAACTTATTTCGAGGATTATGAAGAAGTAAAGGACCAGGTTATTGAGCTTAAAAATTATTATGAAAAAATGCATGTGCAACCTGCACCATGCCATAATGACACGGTTCCAGAGAACTTTGTCAGAAGCACGAATGACACCCTTTATTTAATTGATTGGGAATATAGTGGAATGAATGACCCGCTGTGGGATCTCGCTGCTTTCTCATTGGAGTGCGGCTTTGATGAGAAAGAGGAAGAGCTATTTCTGAAGCAGTATTTTGACGGAACGCCAACCATCCAGGAAAGAGAACGAATTATAATCAGCAAGATATTCCAGGATTTCCTGTGGAGTGTTTGGACATTATTGAAGGAAGCCTGCGGTGACGATTTTGGGCCGTATGGACTAAACCGTTACAACCGTGCGAAAGAGAACATTCAGCTATTTAAACAAAAGTTCGGGGAGGCAGCCAAAATTGAACAGTAA
- a CDS encoding MBOAT family O-acyltransferase: protein MLFNSYTFIFFFLPIVFIGYFALLRIKPVIGKAFLVLSSFFFYGYWNESYLILIIGSILVNFFFGKILSREKVSHIIRKLVVSVGIAINIALLGYYKYSDFFIENFNALFSLDQNLLNLALPLAISFFTFQQIAFLVDSYRLETKDYNILDYSLFVTFFPQLIAGPIVHHSEVMPQFNDKKNWKMNYANISRGLYIFGIGLFKKVIIADTFALWANDGYNNMASLSLYDSWVTTLSYTFQLYFDFSAYCDMAIGIGLLFNIVLPINFNSPYKSLNIQEFWKRWHITLGRFFTQYVYIPLGGNRKGQARTYFNLFLIFFISGFWHGAGWTFIVWGAMHGFASILYRWWSRTGFSFPKVVSWFITFMFVHVAWVYFRAISIDQANVMIKKMFSFHTLTLPEGLAQSVLTFTGRSYPVATYFFSLDLAIVLAIGLLVVFFAKNSIEKMNLFQPSIKHAVATAFFFVVSVLYLNRVSEFYFNF from the coding sequence ATGCTGTTTAATTCATATACTTTTATTTTCTTTTTCCTTCCTATTGTATTTATCGGTTATTTTGCGTTGTTGCGGATCAAGCCAGTCATAGGGAAAGCATTCCTTGTTTTGAGTTCATTCTTTTTTTATGGATATTGGAATGAATCCTACCTCATACTGATCATTGGTTCTATTCTTGTAAACTTCTTCTTCGGCAAGATTCTGTCCCGGGAAAAGGTCAGTCACATCATCAGGAAGCTTGTTGTTAGTGTCGGAATTGCAATCAATATCGCGCTTCTTGGATATTATAAGTACTCTGACTTTTTTATCGAAAATTTCAATGCGCTTTTCAGCCTTGACCAAAACCTGCTGAACCTGGCGCTGCCGCTTGCAATCAGTTTCTTCACTTTCCAGCAGATTGCCTTCCTTGTGGATAGCTACCGATTGGAAACGAAGGATTACAATATTCTTGATTATTCTTTGTTCGTTACCTTTTTCCCGCAGTTGATTGCCGGGCCGATTGTCCACCATAGCGAGGTCATGCCCCAATTCAACGATAAGAAAAATTGGAAGATGAATTATGCGAACATCTCCCGCGGGCTTTATATATTCGGGATTGGTTTGTTCAAGAAAGTCATCATTGCGGACACCTTTGCTCTATGGGCAAATGACGGTTACAACAATATGGCATCACTGTCACTGTATGACAGCTGGGTTACAACGCTGTCCTACACCTTCCAGCTGTATTTTGATTTCAGCGCTTATTGTGATATGGCAATCGGAATCGGCCTTCTTTTCAATATCGTGCTGCCAATCAATTTCAATTCACCATATAAGTCTTTGAACATCCAGGAATTTTGGAAAAGATGGCATATCACTCTGGGAAGGTTCTTTACTCAATATGTCTATATCCCTCTAGGTGGAAATCGGAAGGGACAGGCTAGGACCTATTTCAATCTGTTTTTGATCTTTTTCATAAGCGGCTTTTGGCATGGGGCAGGCTGGACATTCATTGTCTGGGGAGCGATGCATGGGTTTGCAAGCATTCTGTACAGATGGTGGAGCCGGACAGGTTTTTCTTTCCCAAAAGTGGTATCCTGGTTCATCACCTTCATGTTCGTCCACGTTGCATGGGTGTATTTCAGAGCAATCAGCATTGACCAGGCGAATGTCATGATCAAGAAGATGTTCAGCTTCCATACGTTGACCCTGCCAGAAGGATTGGCCCAATCTGTCCTTACATTTACTGGGCGGTCTTACCCTGTTGCAACCTACTTCTTCAGCCTGGATCTGGCTATTGTGCTTGCAATCGGATTGCTTGTCGTTTTCTTTGCAAAAAATTCAATCGAAAAGATGAACTTGTTCCAGCCATCCATTAAACATGCAGTGGCAACAGCATTTTTCTTTGTCGTATCAGTACTATACTTGAACAGGGTAAGTGAATTCTATTTCAACTTCTAA
- a CDS encoding O-antigen ligase family protein: MMNILRKDSMILLLSVLLVTFSILVGNTYIALAASVILALFTLMNRQAGLLLLILFVSLRPFLIEMNSGLKITGDLIIFALLIWTAYDNRKNLKNLFQFQVFELAFFAFLAVGIISALITGVELMAIILQVRAYILFYLVYYVVKRMDLTEAFKKRGILLTFVTAVILSIHGFVEKISDKTAFMPEAWQNWSLSNTNHIRVYGLLKGPNELALYLAIAFLISLALFNHFKGNKRWLFLAGLSTIGATFLLTYSRGAFLALFVFVIAYFVFFRNLKRLVPILMVTFVSAGLFYAVTATADFYQDNVLYAVDNVDGSDEEDDPSSNKNKEETGYNRYKEAFSEDTIGKSSADGRIYYVTKAIEVFKDHPIIGTGFGTFGGAATLAYSSPIYDEYEIGFNFYSDNQYILTLAETGIVGVLILTVFIVYLLLITIKIYKQSDRPLAITLVFFFVTMMVGGLVYNILENDTFMLYYFLALGFAFHRLKQLKH, translated from the coding sequence ATGATGAATATACTACGCAAAGACAGCATGATTTTGCTGCTGTCTGTCTTACTTGTTACTTTTAGCATCTTGGTTGGCAACACCTACATTGCGTTGGCTGCATCTGTCATCCTCGCCCTCTTCACTTTGATGAACAGGCAGGCGGGACTTCTGCTCCTCATTCTATTTGTATCATTGAGGCCCTTTTTAATCGAAATGAATTCCGGGCTAAAGATCACGGGTGACTTAATTATATTTGCCCTCTTGATTTGGACAGCTTATGACAACCGGAAAAACCTGAAAAACCTGTTCCAATTCCAGGTGTTCGAGCTGGCGTTCTTCGCCTTCCTGGCGGTGGGAATCATTTCCGCTTTGATTACCGGTGTCGAACTGATGGCAATCATCCTGCAGGTTCGTGCTTACATCCTGTTTTACCTGGTCTACTATGTTGTCAAGAGAATGGACCTTACGGAAGCATTCAAGAAAAGAGGAATCCTGCTGACATTCGTCACTGCTGTCATCCTGTCTATTCATGGGTTTGTTGAAAAGATATCTGATAAGACTGCTTTCATGCCAGAAGCATGGCAGAATTGGAGCCTTTCGAATACAAACCATATCCGGGTTTACGGTTTGCTAAAAGGGCCGAACGAATTAGCTCTATATCTGGCAATCGCATTCTTGATCTCACTTGCTTTATTCAATCATTTTAAAGGAAACAAAAGATGGCTGTTTTTAGCTGGCTTGTCCACGATTGGCGCAACCTTCCTGCTGACTTATTCACGTGGAGCTTTCCTTGCACTCTTTGTATTCGTTATTGCTTATTTCGTCTTTTTCCGTAACCTGAAGAGATTAGTGCCTATTTTGATGGTGACATTTGTATCGGCTGGCTTGTTCTATGCAGTAACAGCTACAGCAGATTTCTATCAAGACAATGTCCTGTATGCAGTCGATAACGTCGATGGTTCCGATGAGGAGGACGACCCTTCATCTAACAAGAATAAAGAGGAAACAGGCTACAACCGTTATAAGGAGGCTTTTTCTGAGGATACAATCGGCAAAAGCAGCGCTGACGGCAGGATTTATTATGTGACAAAGGCGATTGAAGTCTTCAAGGACCATCCAATCATCGGGACAGGCTTTGGAACATTCGGAGGAGCTGCTACACTTGCTTACTCTTCACCAATCTATGATGAATATGAGATTGGCTTCAATTTTTACTCAGATAATCAATATATCCTGACACTTGCTGAAACTGGCATTGTCGGCGTATTGATCCTGACTGTCTTTATTGTTTATCTATTGCTAATTACTATTAAAATTTATAAGCAGTCTGACCGCCCATTGGCGATCACCCTTGTCTTCTTCTTCGTGACAATGATGGTCGGGGGTCTAGTCTACAACATCCTTGAAAATGATACGTTCATGCTCTATTACTTCCTGGCATTAGGATTTGCCTTCCACAGGCTTAAACAACTGAAACATTAA
- a CDS encoding LTA synthase family protein, translated as MKKVFDRLNLNKAKIWYILLLLLAPLVSLLAIESIHRGSFTAALKWIQESSAAFVISYLFFLLFISTVLFIPKKLFIPFIILQLAFFSIVAFGSYQKFKLRGDYLTPTDLGLVKEGAAFANVLNGFLSVKMAMMAIIILAFIFGIVYYLMKITEPLKWKIRLILSVFAIAGIAAILLNPTVFSIRASAVGNVEEYQKLGLVGGFLNLKEESKVVHPTEYSKREINKIVESLPETEGVDEDFKPNVIVVLAEAFWDPLLLKNLSFEEDPIPYFRSLTKEHSSGELLTHIFGGGTINTELEIMTGMSTRFLPEGKESYNAQVNRPIDALPHVFRNQGYNTTAVHTFKNWFYDRNLTYKWLGYEKFVSMEFFSNPKMIGPYIDDRELMEQTVEELKKTEGPDFINTVTVSSHGPYDDIRYDPLPSCKNTPQLTKVPQYVLDLYCQVLKETDDSIRVLIEGVKELDEPTMVVIYGDHLPMLGYDYAVYREADYFKSIHAYEDYLKLQTTPLLVWDNYSEGKKEDLRMTPNFLGSYILSHAKRDKSPMFAMAEKVYEEGTHVIPKKPFYADEKIDENKLKEYQLLQYDTLFGEQYSYKKNPVKPHDDYFLGSEKMKITKLKMTEKDNLKVTGKHFVSNAKVFVNGEQQTTIFNDEKTLIASVPEKFKGKELEVIVKVLDDKENSIAESNGKKMMME; from the coding sequence ATGAAAAAAGTATTTGACCGACTCAATCTTAATAAAGCGAAAATATGGTACATCCTTTTATTGCTGCTCGCCCCGCTCGTATCATTATTGGCGATCGAATCGATCCACCGCGGATCTTTTACAGCGGCGTTAAAATGGATCCAGGAAAGCAGCGCAGCATTTGTCATATCCTATTTATTCTTCCTGCTGTTTATCTCAACAGTATTGTTTATTCCGAAGAAATTATTCATTCCATTCATCATTCTGCAGCTAGCCTTCTTTTCTATCGTTGCGTTTGGCAGCTACCAGAAGTTCAAGCTTAGAGGGGATTATCTTACACCGACTGACCTCGGCCTTGTCAAGGAAGGTGCAGCCTTCGCAAACGTCCTTAACGGCTTTTTATCAGTGAAAATGGCCATGATGGCTATTATCATATTGGCTTTCATCTTTGGGATCGTCTATTATCTAATGAAAATCACAGAGCCGTTAAAATGGAAAATCCGTCTAATTCTCTCTGTTTTCGCCATTGCTGGAATAGCAGCAATATTGTTGAACCCCACGGTTTTCTCAATCAGGGCTTCGGCTGTCGGCAATGTGGAGGAATACCAGAAACTTGGACTGGTTGGCGGTTTCCTGAACCTGAAGGAAGAATCCAAAGTGGTCCATCCGACTGAATACAGCAAGCGAGAAATCAATAAGATCGTGGAATCCCTGCCTGAAACGGAAGGTGTGGACGAGGACTTCAAACCAAATGTGATTGTCGTTCTCGCGGAAGCATTCTGGGATCCTTTACTGCTGAAGAATCTATCATTTGAAGAGGATCCGATTCCTTATTTCAGATCTCTGACAAAGGAACATTCGTCAGGCGAGCTTCTTACTCATATTTTTGGCGGAGGGACCATCAACACGGAGCTGGAGATCATGACAGGAATGTCAACCCGCTTCCTTCCAGAGGGTAAGGAAAGTTATAACGCTCAAGTCAACCGGCCGATTGATGCCCTTCCTCACGTTTTCAGGAACCAGGGCTATAATACTACAGCAGTCCACACATTCAAGAACTGGTTCTATGACCGTAACCTTACGTATAAATGGCTTGGCTATGAAAAATTCGTCAGCATGGAGTTCTTCTCCAATCCGAAGATGATTGGTCCATATATCGATGACCGAGAGCTGATGGAACAGACAGTCGAAGAACTTAAGAAAACGGAAGGCCCTGACTTTATCAATACGGTTACCGTCTCTAGCCACGGTCCATACGATGATATTCGTTACGACCCGCTTCCTAGCTGTAAAAACACACCTCAGCTAACCAAGGTGCCTCAATACGTCCTTGACCTATACTGCCAGGTGCTAAAGGAAACGGATGATTCGATCAGGGTCTTGATTGAAGGTGTTAAAGAACTCGATGAACCAACAATGGTCGTGATTTACGGGGACCACCTCCCAATGCTTGGCTATGATTATGCCGTGTATCGTGAAGCCGACTACTTCAAGAGCATTCATGCCTACGAAGATTATTTAAAGCTTCAGACCACACCATTGCTCGTTTGGGATAATTACTCCGAAGGCAAGAAAGAAGACTTGCGGATGACGCCTAATTTCCTGGGCTCCTACATCCTTTCCCACGCCAAAAGGGACAAGTCGCCGATGTTTGCGATGGCTGAAAAAGTTTACGAGGAAGGCACACACGTCATTCCTAAAAAGCCCTTTTACGCTGATGAGAAAATCGATGAGAACAAACTCAAAGAGTATCAGCTCCTGCAATATGACACCTTGTTTGGCGAACAGTACAGCTACAAGAAGAATCCAGTGAAGCCACATGATGATTACTTCCTGGGCAGCGAGAAAATGAAAATCACGAAGCTAAAAATGACGGAAAAGGATAACCTCAAAGTCACCGGTAAGCATTTTGTCTCAAACGCTAAAGTCTTCGTGAACGGAGAGCAGCAAACAACCATCTTCAATGACGAGAAAACATTAATCGCTTCAGTACCAGAAAAATTCAAAGGTAAAGAACTAGAAGTTATTGTCAAGGTCCTCGACGATAAGGAAAATAGCATAGCTGAATCGAATGGGAAGAAGATGATGATGGAATAA